A window from Neodiprion fabricii isolate iyNeoFabr1 chromosome 2, iyNeoFabr1.1, whole genome shotgun sequence encodes these proteins:
- the LOC124176106 gene encoding putative RNA polymerase II subunit B1 CTD phosphatase RPAP2 isoform X1: MTSTSRKRNDGSRTKMKMSKEQLQLALTKKRQCDARALAIVERLIDDAVDQTWLLENVRRMLEHINRCHMDDVVEERAILRRCGYALCDNPLKLNINQKYHISTRNNKVYDVSRRKNFCSNNCYGATNYILEQMLTSPLWLRNPKEKPCFQLLPPTGLIKKSTPGDEVYLGRENVSVDSCEMKQTDKAIVSDKLPSTESNNAIENTINNVPDNSINKSGTEIVEGDVSAKEIANLHKPAEPVARQSNKCDTLAVEQDVRSSINNISKVNAKQDKTRKVHGKQDVRKSKVDSSWFVERIKHYLQEWLTLDSLALLSGDVWLKQQKIDEITKHTKDSKFQKKYVELCQKIDSCQVDEDTDEEDSKRDLKPLPDYSVLKEASAQIEVKVRAFYQGQTLIDATKPPSGNAVANEEGDSSTFMPMLGEREPRTLRRRIILEKLDKVLPEMVRTLAGGEFAVDGCISTNGCGKTVKALVNTFSLSASNVIPKPAEWNLLGLIFIRLLSTSEPRLRFLLGTDRASKYITMILMSYNLEPSDLDTLVAVATDIQLVSNKNFPKK, translated from the exons ATGACATCAACGTCGAGGAAACGTAACGATGGGAGCagaacaaaaatgaaaatgag CAAGGAACAACTGCAGCTGGCTCTGACTAAGAAACGGCAGTGTGATGCGAGAGCTTTAGCAATTGTAGAACGGTTGATAGATGATGCAGTCGACCAAACTTGGCTTTTGGAAAATGTAAGACGAATG CTGGAGCATATCAATCGATGTCACATGGACGACGTAGTTGAAGAAAGAGCTATATTGAGACGGTGTGGTTATGCTCTGTGCGACAATccattgaaattgaatataaatcaaaaatatcaCATATCGACTCGCAATAATAAGGTTTATGATGTAAGTcgcagaaaaaatttctgcagCAATAACTGTTATGGAGCAACAAATTACATTCTTGAACAAATGCTCACCAGCCCACTGTGGCTGAGAAATCCGAAAGAAAAGCCTTGCTTCCAGCTGCTACCTCCCACtggattaattaaaaaaagtacTCCAGGCGATGAAGTTTACCTGGGACGAGAAAACGTCTCTGTTGATTCATGCGAAATGAAACAAACTGATAAAGCTATCGTGTCTGACAAATTACCATCAACAGAGAGTAATAATGCGATTGAAAATACTATAAATAATGTACCTGATAATTCCATAAATAAATCAGGCACCGAAATCGTTGAAGGGGATGTAAGTGCTAAAGAAATAGCCAATCTTCACAAACCCGCAGAACCAGTTGCACGCCAAAGTAATAAATGTGATACTTTGGCGGTTGAACAAGATGTTCGATCAAGCATAAACAACATTTCCAAAGTAAATGCAAAACAAGATAAAACGCGCAAAGTACATGGCAAACAAGATGTCAGGAAAAGTAAGGTGGATTCAAGCTGGTTTGTTGAACGTATCAAACATTATTTACAAGAGTGGCTTACTTTGGATTCCTTGGCTCTGTTGTCGGGAGATGTGTGGTTGAAGCAGCAAAAAATAGATGAAATTACGAAACATACAAAGGACAGTAAATTCCaaaagaaatatgttgaacTATGccaaaaaatcgattcatgCCAAGTAGATGAAGACACTGACGAGGAAGATAGTAAACGCGATTTAAAACCTCTACCAGATTACAGTGTGCTGAAAGAAGCAAGTGCCCAAATAGAGGTCAAG GTACGAGCATTTTACCAAGGCCAAACTTTGATAGATGCAACAAAACCACCATCAGGTAACGCAGTTGCTAATGAGGAAGGTGATTCCAGTACATTCATGCCAATGCTTGGAGAGCGTGAGCCTAGAACACTCAGGAGACGTATAATTTTGGAGAAACTTGATAAAGT gTTGCCAGAAATGGTGCGTACCTTGGCTGGAGGCGAGTTTGCTGTTGATGGATGTATCAGCACTAACGGGTGTGGAAAAACGGTGAAAGCTCTTGTAAACACCTTTTCGTTATCGGCTAGCAATGTTATCCCTAAGCCTGCGGAATGGAACCTTCTTGGCCTTATTTTTATAAGACT GTTGAGCACCTCCGAGCCCAGGTTGAGGTTTCTACTGGGTACAGACCGAGCGTCAAAGTATATAACTATGATTCTAATGTCTTATAATTTGGAGCCTAGTGACTTGGACACGCTGGTAGCGGTGGCAACAGACATCCAGTTAGTTAGCAAtaagaattttccaaaaaaataa
- the LOC124176106 gene encoding putative RNA polymerase II subunit B1 CTD phosphatase RPAP2 isoform X2, whose protein sequence is MTSTSRKRNDGSRTKMKMSKEQLQLALTKKRQCDARALAIVERLIDDAVDQTWLLENLEHINRCHMDDVVEERAILRRCGYALCDNPLKLNINQKYHISTRNNKVYDVSRRKNFCSNNCYGATNYILEQMLTSPLWLRNPKEKPCFQLLPPTGLIKKSTPGDEVYLGRENVSVDSCEMKQTDKAIVSDKLPSTESNNAIENTINNVPDNSINKSGTEIVEGDVSAKEIANLHKPAEPVARQSNKCDTLAVEQDVRSSINNISKVNAKQDKTRKVHGKQDVRKSKVDSSWFVERIKHYLQEWLTLDSLALLSGDVWLKQQKIDEITKHTKDSKFQKKYVELCQKIDSCQVDEDTDEEDSKRDLKPLPDYSVLKEASAQIEVKVRAFYQGQTLIDATKPPSGNAVANEEGDSSTFMPMLGEREPRTLRRRIILEKLDKVLPEMVRTLAGGEFAVDGCISTNGCGKTVKALVNTFSLSASNVIPKPAEWNLLGLIFIRLLSTSEPRLRFLLGTDRASKYITMILMSYNLEPSDLDTLVAVATDIQLVSNKNFPKK, encoded by the exons ATGACATCAACGTCGAGGAAACGTAACGATGGGAGCagaacaaaaatgaaaatgag CAAGGAACAACTGCAGCTGGCTCTGACTAAGAAACGGCAGTGTGATGCGAGAGCTTTAGCAATTGTAGAACGGTTGATAGATGATGCAGTCGACCAAACTTGGCTTTTGGAAAAT CTGGAGCATATCAATCGATGTCACATGGACGACGTAGTTGAAGAAAGAGCTATATTGAGACGGTGTGGTTATGCTCTGTGCGACAATccattgaaattgaatataaatcaaaaatatcaCATATCGACTCGCAATAATAAGGTTTATGATGTAAGTcgcagaaaaaatttctgcagCAATAACTGTTATGGAGCAACAAATTACATTCTTGAACAAATGCTCACCAGCCCACTGTGGCTGAGAAATCCGAAAGAAAAGCCTTGCTTCCAGCTGCTACCTCCCACtggattaattaaaaaaagtacTCCAGGCGATGAAGTTTACCTGGGACGAGAAAACGTCTCTGTTGATTCATGCGAAATGAAACAAACTGATAAAGCTATCGTGTCTGACAAATTACCATCAACAGAGAGTAATAATGCGATTGAAAATACTATAAATAATGTACCTGATAATTCCATAAATAAATCAGGCACCGAAATCGTTGAAGGGGATGTAAGTGCTAAAGAAATAGCCAATCTTCACAAACCCGCAGAACCAGTTGCACGCCAAAGTAATAAATGTGATACTTTGGCGGTTGAACAAGATGTTCGATCAAGCATAAACAACATTTCCAAAGTAAATGCAAAACAAGATAAAACGCGCAAAGTACATGGCAAACAAGATGTCAGGAAAAGTAAGGTGGATTCAAGCTGGTTTGTTGAACGTATCAAACATTATTTACAAGAGTGGCTTACTTTGGATTCCTTGGCTCTGTTGTCGGGAGATGTGTGGTTGAAGCAGCAAAAAATAGATGAAATTACGAAACATACAAAGGACAGTAAATTCCaaaagaaatatgttgaacTATGccaaaaaatcgattcatgCCAAGTAGATGAAGACACTGACGAGGAAGATAGTAAACGCGATTTAAAACCTCTACCAGATTACAGTGTGCTGAAAGAAGCAAGTGCCCAAATAGAGGTCAAG GTACGAGCATTTTACCAAGGCCAAACTTTGATAGATGCAACAAAACCACCATCAGGTAACGCAGTTGCTAATGAGGAAGGTGATTCCAGTACATTCATGCCAATGCTTGGAGAGCGTGAGCCTAGAACACTCAGGAGACGTATAATTTTGGAGAAACTTGATAAAGT gTTGCCAGAAATGGTGCGTACCTTGGCTGGAGGCGAGTTTGCTGTTGATGGATGTATCAGCACTAACGGGTGTGGAAAAACGGTGAAAGCTCTTGTAAACACCTTTTCGTTATCGGCTAGCAATGTTATCCCTAAGCCTGCGGAATGGAACCTTCTTGGCCTTATTTTTATAAGACT GTTGAGCACCTCCGAGCCCAGGTTGAGGTTTCTACTGGGTACAGACCGAGCGTCAAAGTATATAACTATGATTCTAATGTCTTATAATTTGGAGCCTAGTGACTTGGACACGCTGGTAGCGGTGGCAACAGACATCCAGTTAGTTAGCAAtaagaattttccaaaaaaataa
- the LOC124176103 gene encoding protein GPR107 isoform X2, which yields MYSKYVIVSCIVVLTLASLTQARIHKLEIRNDVRAYIALSTFGFYEGGTLRVNLTNFKVEQGAEDAVFGFSLERTLSDVSNSYTENQREKCPLLDETAQLNEAVYFKMDLRHSIMNVTCKKDLNLISIHPSEDVVQVRLKRNAERLQDTASSPRIDHAMSDFGKRSVQSYNPPSMKSGCPRSEIPIHFKNATSTGLSKVKYYSTSFYVNVMNQSNEGLYNLYFHNCRNYDDKTNMPVDFTLQIKEDNHGNFLSAGEMPLPALYFMMALLFFLSGCFWVFILKRSKHPVFKIHYLMAVLVYLKSLSLLFHGINFHFIETKGEHVAAWAILYYITHLLKGAVLFITIVLVGTGWDFIKHILSDKDKKLFMIVIPLQVLANVAEIIIEESEEGDIEHQKWRDVFILVDLLCCGAILFPVVWSIRHLQEAARTDGKAAINLRKLKLFRHFYIMIVCYIYFTRIIVYLLRITVPFQYEWLDEMFREMATYVFFVLTGYKFRPASANPYFTIANEDLPGDDNDDEMDVVISGRSGATEGLNKINKGTTLAKSTPCNVVGTREEMDNLLSKRESSHEYD from the exons atgtattcaaaatACGTGATTGTTTCGTGCATAGTTGTGCTCACCTTAGCTTCGCTGACTCAGGCGAGGATTCACAAGCTTGAGATAAGG AACGACGTCAGAGCTTACATCGCTCTCAGCACATTCGGATTTTACGAAGGAGGCACTTTGCGCGTAAACTTGACTAATTTTAAGGTGGAACAGGGCGCCGAGGATGCAGTG TTCGGATTCAGCTTGGAACGAACTCTCAGCGATGTTAGTAATTCGTACACAGAAAATCAACGAGAAAAATGTCCATTACTAGATGAAACAGCCCAGCTGAATGAGGCTGTTTATTTTAAAATGGATTTGAGGCATTCGAT AATGAACGTAACCTGCAAGAAAGACTTGAATCTGATATCCATTCACCCGAGTGAAGATGTGGTACAGGTTCGATTAAAGAGAAACGCAGAACGATTACAGGATACGGCCTCTTCTCCAAGAATAGACCATGCCATGTCAGATTTTG GTAAGAGGTCTGTGCAATCCTACAATCCACCATCGATGAAAAGCGGCTGTCCAAGGTCAGAAATACCAATCCATTTTAAGAACGCAACAAGCACTGGATTAAGTAAAGTCAAGTATTACAGCACAAGTTTTTACGTGAATGTGATGAATCAAAGTAATGAAGGCCTCTATAACTTGTACTTCCACAACTGCAGAAACTATGATGATAAAACAAATATGCCTGTGGACTTTACG ttGCAAATCAAAGAGGATAACCACGGTAATTTCTTGAGTGCTGGTGAGATGCCACTACCTGCACTCTACTTCATGATGGCTCTTCTATTCTTTTTGTCTGGATGTTTCTGGGTCTTCATTCTCAAGAGAAGCAA acaCCCGGTGTTCAAGATTCACTACCTGATGGCGGTGCTGGTATACCTGAAATCTCTGTCTCTGCTTTTTCACGGcataaattttcacttcatTGAAACAAAAGGAGAACATGTTGCAGCTTGGGCAATTCTCTACTATATTACGCATCTACTGAAAGGAGCTGTTCTCTTCATCACCATCGTTCTAGTCGGTACTGGATGGGATTTTATAAAACATATACTCTCGGAcaaggataaaaaattgttcatgaTTGTCATACCACTGCAG GTTCTGGCGAATGTTGCAGAAATTATAATCGAGGAAAGCGAAGAAGGAGACATTGAACATCAGAAATGGCGCGACGTATTTATTCTCGTTGATCTTCTCTGCTGCGGAGCAATCTTGTTCCCGGTTGTATGGAGCATAAGACACCTTCAAGAGGCTGCCCGCACCGATGGCAAAGCAGCCATAAATTTGCGGAAGCTCAAATTATTCcgacatttttatattatgaTCGTTTGCTACATATATTTCACCAGAATTATCGTCTACTTATTGAGG ATCACTGTTCCGTTCCAATACGAATGGCTTGACGAGATGTTTAGAGAAATGGCGACGTATGTATTTTTTGTCCTCACTGGATACAAGTTTCGTCCTGCTTCAGCAAATCCATATTTCACCATTGCCAATGAGGATTTGCCTGGTGACGATAATGATGACGAAATGGATGTGGT CATTTCTGGAAGAAGCGGTGCTACCGAGGGTCTCAATAAGATCAACAAAGGGACGACGTTAGCAAAGTCGACGCCGTGCAATGTTGTTGGGACTCGAGAAGAGATGGACAATCTGCTCAGCAAGAGAGAGTCGTCACACGAATACGACTGA
- the LOC124176103 gene encoding protein GPR107 isoform X1, which produces MYSKYVIVSCIVVLTLASLTQARIHKLEIRNDVRAYIALSTFGFYEGGTLRVNLTNFKVEQGAEDAVFGFSLERTLSDVSNSYTENQREKCPLLDETAQLNEAVYFKMDLRHSIMNVTCKKDLNLISIHPSEDVVQVRLKRNAERLQDTASSPRIDHAMSDFGKRSVQSYNPPSMKSGCPRSEIPIHFKNATSTGLSKVKYYSTSFYVNVMNQSNEGLYNLYFHNCRNYDDKTNMPVDFTLQIKEDNHGNFLSAGEMPLPALYFMMALLFFLSGCFWVFILKRSKHPVFKIHYLMAVLVYLKSLSLLFHGINFHFIETKGEHVAAWAILYYITHLLKGAVLFITIVLVGTGWDFIKHILSDKDKKLFMIVIPLQVLANVAEIIIEESEEGDIEHQKWRDVFILVDLLCCGAILFPVVWSIRHLQEAARTDGKAAINLRKLKLFRHFYIMIVCYIYFTRIIVYLLRITVPFQYEWLDEMFREMATYVFFVLTGYKFRPASANPYFTIANEDLPGDDNDDEMDVVLFSSISGRSGATEGLNKINKGTTLAKSTPCNVVGTREEMDNLLSKRESSHEYD; this is translated from the exons atgtattcaaaatACGTGATTGTTTCGTGCATAGTTGTGCTCACCTTAGCTTCGCTGACTCAGGCGAGGATTCACAAGCTTGAGATAAGG AACGACGTCAGAGCTTACATCGCTCTCAGCACATTCGGATTTTACGAAGGAGGCACTTTGCGCGTAAACTTGACTAATTTTAAGGTGGAACAGGGCGCCGAGGATGCAGTG TTCGGATTCAGCTTGGAACGAACTCTCAGCGATGTTAGTAATTCGTACACAGAAAATCAACGAGAAAAATGTCCATTACTAGATGAAACAGCCCAGCTGAATGAGGCTGTTTATTTTAAAATGGATTTGAGGCATTCGAT AATGAACGTAACCTGCAAGAAAGACTTGAATCTGATATCCATTCACCCGAGTGAAGATGTGGTACAGGTTCGATTAAAGAGAAACGCAGAACGATTACAGGATACGGCCTCTTCTCCAAGAATAGACCATGCCATGTCAGATTTTG GTAAGAGGTCTGTGCAATCCTACAATCCACCATCGATGAAAAGCGGCTGTCCAAGGTCAGAAATACCAATCCATTTTAAGAACGCAACAAGCACTGGATTAAGTAAAGTCAAGTATTACAGCACAAGTTTTTACGTGAATGTGATGAATCAAAGTAATGAAGGCCTCTATAACTTGTACTTCCACAACTGCAGAAACTATGATGATAAAACAAATATGCCTGTGGACTTTACG ttGCAAATCAAAGAGGATAACCACGGTAATTTCTTGAGTGCTGGTGAGATGCCACTACCTGCACTCTACTTCATGATGGCTCTTCTATTCTTTTTGTCTGGATGTTTCTGGGTCTTCATTCTCAAGAGAAGCAA acaCCCGGTGTTCAAGATTCACTACCTGATGGCGGTGCTGGTATACCTGAAATCTCTGTCTCTGCTTTTTCACGGcataaattttcacttcatTGAAACAAAAGGAGAACATGTTGCAGCTTGGGCAATTCTCTACTATATTACGCATCTACTGAAAGGAGCTGTTCTCTTCATCACCATCGTTCTAGTCGGTACTGGATGGGATTTTATAAAACATATACTCTCGGAcaaggataaaaaattgttcatgaTTGTCATACCACTGCAG GTTCTGGCGAATGTTGCAGAAATTATAATCGAGGAAAGCGAAGAAGGAGACATTGAACATCAGAAATGGCGCGACGTATTTATTCTCGTTGATCTTCTCTGCTGCGGAGCAATCTTGTTCCCGGTTGTATGGAGCATAAGACACCTTCAAGAGGCTGCCCGCACCGATGGCAAAGCAGCCATAAATTTGCGGAAGCTCAAATTATTCcgacatttttatattatgaTCGTTTGCTACATATATTTCACCAGAATTATCGTCTACTTATTGAGG ATCACTGTTCCGTTCCAATACGAATGGCTTGACGAGATGTTTAGAGAAATGGCGACGTATGTATTTTTTGTCCTCACTGGATACAAGTTTCGTCCTGCTTCAGCAAATCCATATTTCACCATTGCCAATGAGGATTTGCCTGGTGACGATAATGATGACGAAATGGATGTGGT TCTATTCTCTAGCATTTCTGGAAGAAGCGGTGCTACCGAGGGTCTCAATAAGATCAACAAAGGGACGACGTTAGCAAAGTCGACGCCGTGCAATGTTGTTGGGACTCGAGAAGAGATGGACAATCTGCTCAGCAAGAGAGAGTCGTCACACGAATACGACTGA
- the LOC124176104 gene encoding luciferin 4-monooxygenase-like isoform X1, which translates to MTRDKFFENTKIQNGAGFRIENNILKGDEVHFNVNYNNVGRLVLDKLESNPDAPSQIDTATGKVYACKEVRERSVRCALWMRSQGLLPRDVVAICSEHHLDAALPYFASLYLGATFSLSSTSLEIADFHHRFTILGPKMIFVSENAVAAVTAAVKAAKIDPKIIVFGQSSGFLDFESAIAEPSADQVRNFECTPIESSRETASIMFSAGTTGLSKAAEISHASLLMQACATSEQFGMAGKICLHFGIFDWITAMHFTFMSLCLGIPRLIVKAFEEQSACALMEKYKVNWVFMSPSMINKLVKSNALETHDLSSLNRFMYAGAPLSATSYEALVKHLPKAQITGAYGMTELGGYLAIQPTNSRPDQGSCGKILENAQVKVIDPDSGRILGTGEKGELLLRTAFMINSYYKNPEATAKIIDKEGWIHSGDLGYYDENGNIFVIDRMKELIKYHDHHIYPSEIESLLLTHPRVKEVAVVGQPRPGADDRLMAFVVTTVNSYNISDEVIKAELVDLVAAELSDYKQLRGGVSFLEHMPKSPAGKIRREKLRQLARYMLRAEAAA; encoded by the exons ATGACccgcgataaattttttgaaaatacgaaGATACAA aatGGTGCGGGATTCAGAATTGAAAACAACATATTGAAAGGTGACGAGGTCCACTTTAACGTTAATTACAACAATGTTGGGAGGCTTGTACTGGATAAATTGGAAAGTAATCCAGATGCGCCGAGTCAG ATTGATACCGCCACCGGTAAAGTATACGCATGTAAAGAGGTCAGAGAACGAAGCGTTAGGTGCGCTCTGTGGATGAGGTCACAGGGCTTGCTTCCACGGGACGTCGTCGCGATCTGTAGCGAACATCATTTGGACGCTGCGTTGCCCTACTTTGCGTCATTGTACCTCGGAGCTACCTTTAGTCTTTCGAGTACTTCGCTGGAAATAG CGGACTTTCACCACCGGTTTACCATCCTCGGACCGAAAATGATATTTGTCAGTGAGAATGCAGTCGCAGCTGTTACCGCGGCCGTTAAAGCAGCAAAAATTGATccaaaaataattgtttttggCCAATCTTCTGGTTTCCTCGACTTCGAGAGCGCAATTGCAGAACCAAGTGCCGACCAAGTCAGAAATTTTGAGTGTACCCCGATCGAGTCCTCGAGAGAAACTGCTTCGATAATGTTTTCCGCCGGTACAACTGGTTTGTCAAAAGCTGCCGAGATAAGCCACGCATCTCTCCTGATGCAAGCGTGCGCAACATCAGAACAGTTCGGTATGGCCGGGAAAATTTGCCTGCACTTTGGAATATTTGATTGGATCACTGCGATGCACTTTACATTCATGAGTCTATGCTTGGGAATTCCTAGACTGATAGTAAAGGCCTTCGAAGAGCAGTCAGCATGCGCCTTGATGGAAAAGTACAAA gTAAACTGGGTTTTCATGTCTCCGAGTATGATCAACAAATTAGTGAAATCCAACGCGTTGGAAACACACGATCTTTCATCCCTGAATCGATTCATGTATGCCGGGGCACCGTTATCCGCAACGTCCTACGAAGCCCTAGTCAAGCACTTGCCTAAGGCCCAGATCACCGGAGCTTACGGAATGACGGAGCTCGGTGGTTACTTGGCAATTCAGCCGACTAACTCAAGGCCTGACCAGGGCTCATGCGGGAAAATTCTTGAGAATGCCCAGGTGAAGGTGATCGATCCGGATTCAGGGCGCATATTAGGGACCGGAGAAAAGGGTGAATTGTTGCTGAGGACTGCCTTCATGATAAATTCTTATTACAAAAATCCTGAAGCTACAGCTAAGATCATTGACAAGGAAG GATGGATCCACTCCGGGGATCTCGGTTACTACGACGAAAATGGGAATATTTTTGTCATCGACAGAATGAAGGAGTTGATCAAGTATCATGATCATCACATATATCCATCCGAAATCGAGAGCTTACTGCTTACTCATCCCAGAGTCAAGGAAGTCGCCGTCGTCGGCCAGCCTCGTCCTGGTGCCGACGATCGTCTTATGGCTTTTGTGGTCACGACAGTGAACTCCTACAATATCAGCGACGAG GTCATTAAAGCGGAATTAGTTGACCTCGTGGCCGCCGAACTTTCAGATTACAAACAACTTCGTGGAGGTGTCTCGTTCCTTGAACACATGCCGAAATCGCCGGCTGGGAAGATCCGACGTGAAAAACTGCGACAATTGGCAAGATATATGCTAAGAGCTGAAGCCGCGGCTTGA
- the LOC124176104 gene encoding 4-coumarate--CoA ligase 1-like isoform X2: protein MRSQGLLPRDVVAICSEHHLDAALPYFASLYLGATFSLSSTSLEIADFHHRFTILGPKMIFVSENAVAAVTAAVKAAKIDPKIIVFGQSSGFLDFESAIAEPSADQVRNFECTPIESSRETASIMFSAGTTGLSKAAEISHASLLMQACATSEQFGMAGKICLHFGIFDWITAMHFTFMSLCLGIPRLIVKAFEEQSACALMEKYKVNWVFMSPSMINKLVKSNALETHDLSSLNRFMYAGAPLSATSYEALVKHLPKAQITGAYGMTELGGYLAIQPTNSRPDQGSCGKILENAQVKVIDPDSGRILGTGEKGELLLRTAFMINSYYKNPEATAKIIDKEGWIHSGDLGYYDENGNIFVIDRMKELIKYHDHHIYPSEIESLLLTHPRVKEVAVVGQPRPGADDRLMAFVVTTVNSYNISDEVIKAELVDLVAAELSDYKQLRGGVSFLEHMPKSPAGKIRREKLRQLARYMLRAEAAA, encoded by the exons ATGAGGTCACAGGGCTTGCTTCCACGGGACGTCGTCGCGATCTGTAGCGAACATCATTTGGACGCTGCGTTGCCCTACTTTGCGTCATTGTACCTCGGAGCTACCTTTAGTCTTTCGAGTACTTCGCTGGAAATAG CGGACTTTCACCACCGGTTTACCATCCTCGGACCGAAAATGATATTTGTCAGTGAGAATGCAGTCGCAGCTGTTACCGCGGCCGTTAAAGCAGCAAAAATTGATccaaaaataattgtttttggCCAATCTTCTGGTTTCCTCGACTTCGAGAGCGCAATTGCAGAACCAAGTGCCGACCAAGTCAGAAATTTTGAGTGTACCCCGATCGAGTCCTCGAGAGAAACTGCTTCGATAATGTTTTCCGCCGGTACAACTGGTTTGTCAAAAGCTGCCGAGATAAGCCACGCATCTCTCCTGATGCAAGCGTGCGCAACATCAGAACAGTTCGGTATGGCCGGGAAAATTTGCCTGCACTTTGGAATATTTGATTGGATCACTGCGATGCACTTTACATTCATGAGTCTATGCTTGGGAATTCCTAGACTGATAGTAAAGGCCTTCGAAGAGCAGTCAGCATGCGCCTTGATGGAAAAGTACAAA gTAAACTGGGTTTTCATGTCTCCGAGTATGATCAACAAATTAGTGAAATCCAACGCGTTGGAAACACACGATCTTTCATCCCTGAATCGATTCATGTATGCCGGGGCACCGTTATCCGCAACGTCCTACGAAGCCCTAGTCAAGCACTTGCCTAAGGCCCAGATCACCGGAGCTTACGGAATGACGGAGCTCGGTGGTTACTTGGCAATTCAGCCGACTAACTCAAGGCCTGACCAGGGCTCATGCGGGAAAATTCTTGAGAATGCCCAGGTGAAGGTGATCGATCCGGATTCAGGGCGCATATTAGGGACCGGAGAAAAGGGTGAATTGTTGCTGAGGACTGCCTTCATGATAAATTCTTATTACAAAAATCCTGAAGCTACAGCTAAGATCATTGACAAGGAAG GATGGATCCACTCCGGGGATCTCGGTTACTACGACGAAAATGGGAATATTTTTGTCATCGACAGAATGAAGGAGTTGATCAAGTATCATGATCATCACATATATCCATCCGAAATCGAGAGCTTACTGCTTACTCATCCCAGAGTCAAGGAAGTCGCCGTCGTCGGCCAGCCTCGTCCTGGTGCCGACGATCGTCTTATGGCTTTTGTGGTCACGACAGTGAACTCCTACAATATCAGCGACGAG GTCATTAAAGCGGAATTAGTTGACCTCGTGGCCGCCGAACTTTCAGATTACAAACAACTTCGTGGAGGTGTCTCGTTCCTTGAACACATGCCGAAATCGCCGGCTGGGAAGATCCGACGTGAAAAACTGCGACAATTGGCAAGATATATGCTAAGAGCTGAAGCCGCGGCTTGA